The Megachile rotundata isolate GNS110a chromosome 11, iyMegRotu1, whole genome shotgun sequence genome includes a region encoding these proteins:
- the GlcAT-P gene encoding glucuronyltransferase P isoform X3 — protein MTNNSFGSSIMRPSMKMGMIALIGVFVVFYQYHLSTGVRFDQMINFNTDGSVDVPVLSQEEVENYVRTSKFTEQMIKSAVRRVQETNGLSPDLASLLVQQLVNHLSKNIFESSENNSKILRSPPVTMVTLNHQSPTGSDETLEPLYIITPTYRRPEQIPELTRMSHTLMLVKNVHWLVIEDATTATKQVTRLLERTGLNFEHLTAPMPEKYKQKKGAKPRGVSNRNRGLQWIRANATNGVFYFADDDNTYDISLFNEIRKTKKVSMFPVGLCTKFGLSSPIIKNGKFVGFYDGWIAGRKFPVDMAGFAVSVKFLHQRPNATMPFKAGYEEDGFLKSLAPFEPKDIEFLADNCTKVLAWHTQTKKNEPSAPLDMKLYGETNLVKLKQQIV, from the exons ATGACAAATAATAGTTTTG GTTCCAGTATAATGAGGCCATCCATGAAAATGGGGATGATCGCGTTGATAGGCGTGTTCGTGGTGTTCTATCAGTATCATCTATCAACCGGCGTGCGATTCGATCAGATGATCAACTTCAACACGGACGGATCCGTAGATGTGCCGGTTCTGTCTCAGGAGGAAGTTGAAAATTATGTAAGAACGTCCAAGTTCACGGAACAAATG ATCAAAAGCGCGGTACGCAGAGTTCAAGAGACGAACGGTCTGAGTCCTGACCTGGCGTCGTTGTTGGTGCAACAGCTAGTGAATCACTTGAGCAAGAATATCTTCGAATCGTCCGAGAATAATTCGAAGATTTTACGATCACCTCCGGTGACGATGGTGACGCTGAATCATCAGTCTCCGACCGGATCGGACGAGACGCTGGAACCGCTCTACATAATAACGCCGACGTACAGGAGGCCTGAACAGATACCGGAACTCACCAGGATGTCGCACACGCTGATGCTGGTGAAGAACGTTCATTGGCTCGTCATCGAAGACGCGACTACCGCTACCAAACAAGTTACCAGGCTGTTGGAACGAACGGGATTAAATTTTGAGCATTTGACTG CACCGATGCCCGAGAAATACAAGCAGAAAAAGGGTGCCAAACCACGAGGCGTGTCTAATAGGAATCGTGGCTTACAGTGGATCAGGGCGAACGCGACCAATGGTGTCTTTTATTTTGCGGACGACGATAACACGTATGATATAAGCCTTTTTAACGAG ATACGCAAAACGAAGAAAGTATCCATGTTTCCCGTGGGACTGTGCACAAAGTTCGGTTTGAGCTCGCCTATTATCAAGAACGGAAAGTTCGTGGGATTCTACGACGGTTGGATAGCTGGCCGGAAGTTTCCCGTAGATATGGCTGGGTTCGCCGTGAGCGTGAAATTCCTGCATCAACGACCGAATGCCACCATGCCATTTAAGGCCGGCTACGAGGAGGACGGTTTCCTAAAAAGTCTTGCGCCGTTCGAGCCAAAAGATATCGAGTTTTTGGCCGACAATTGCACCAAGGTTCTTGCGTGGCACACGCAGACGAAGAAGAACGAACCTAGTGCACCGTTAGATATGAAACTGTACGGTGAAACGAATCTCGTTAAATTAAAACAGCAGATAGTATGA
- the GlcAT-P gene encoding glucuronyltransferase P isoform X4: protein MLPGSSIMRPSMKMGMIALIGVFVVFYQYHLSTGVRFDQMINFNTDGSVDVPVLSQEEVENYVRTSKFTEQMIKSAVRRVQETNGLSPDLASLLVQQLVNHLSKNIFESSENNSKILRSPPVTMVTLNHQSPTGSDETLEPLYIITPTYRRPEQIPELTRMSHTLMLVKNVHWLVIEDATTATKQVTRLLERTGLNFEHLTAPMPEKYKQKKGAKPRGVSNRNRGLQWIRANATNGVFYFADDDNTYDISLFNEIRKTKKVSMFPVGLCTKFGLSSPIIKNGKFVGFYDGWIAGRKFPVDMAGFAVSVKFLHQRPNATMPFKAGYEEDGFLKSLAPFEPKDIEFLADNCTKVLAWHTQTKKNEPSAPLDMKLYGETNLVKLKQQIV, encoded by the exons ATGCTTCCAG GTTCCAGTATAATGAGGCCATCCATGAAAATGGGGATGATCGCGTTGATAGGCGTGTTCGTGGTGTTCTATCAGTATCATCTATCAACCGGCGTGCGATTCGATCAGATGATCAACTTCAACACGGACGGATCCGTAGATGTGCCGGTTCTGTCTCAGGAGGAAGTTGAAAATTATGTAAGAACGTCCAAGTTCACGGAACAAATG ATCAAAAGCGCGGTACGCAGAGTTCAAGAGACGAACGGTCTGAGTCCTGACCTGGCGTCGTTGTTGGTGCAACAGCTAGTGAATCACTTGAGCAAGAATATCTTCGAATCGTCCGAGAATAATTCGAAGATTTTACGATCACCTCCGGTGACGATGGTGACGCTGAATCATCAGTCTCCGACCGGATCGGACGAGACGCTGGAACCGCTCTACATAATAACGCCGACGTACAGGAGGCCTGAACAGATACCGGAACTCACCAGGATGTCGCACACGCTGATGCTGGTGAAGAACGTTCATTGGCTCGTCATCGAAGACGCGACTACCGCTACCAAACAAGTTACCAGGCTGTTGGAACGAACGGGATTAAATTTTGAGCATTTGACTG CACCGATGCCCGAGAAATACAAGCAGAAAAAGGGTGCCAAACCACGAGGCGTGTCTAATAGGAATCGTGGCTTACAGTGGATCAGGGCGAACGCGACCAATGGTGTCTTTTATTTTGCGGACGACGATAACACGTATGATATAAGCCTTTTTAACGAG ATACGCAAAACGAAGAAAGTATCCATGTTTCCCGTGGGACTGTGCACAAAGTTCGGTTTGAGCTCGCCTATTATCAAGAACGGAAAGTTCGTGGGATTCTACGACGGTTGGATAGCTGGCCGGAAGTTTCCCGTAGATATGGCTGGGTTCGCCGTGAGCGTGAAATTCCTGCATCAACGACCGAATGCCACCATGCCATTTAAGGCCGGCTACGAGGAGGACGGTTTCCTAAAAAGTCTTGCGCCGTTCGAGCCAAAAGATATCGAGTTTTTGGCCGACAATTGCACCAAGGTTCTTGCGTGGCACACGCAGACGAAGAAGAACGAACCTAGTGCACCGTTAGATATGAAACTGTACGGTGAAACGAATCTCGTTAAATTAAAACAGCAGATAGTATGA
- the GlcAT-P gene encoding glucuronyltransferase P isoform X1 has product MNRMLDKSSSIMRPSMKMGMIALIGVFVVFYQYHLSTGVRFDQMINFNTDGSVDVPVLSQEEVENYVRTSKFTEQMIKSAVRRVQETNGLSPDLASLLVQQLVNHLSKNIFESSENNSKILRSPPVTMVTLNHQSPTGSDETLEPLYIITPTYRRPEQIPELTRMSHTLMLVKNVHWLVIEDATTATKQVTRLLERTGLNFEHLTAPMPEKYKQKKGAKPRGVSNRNRGLQWIRANATNGVFYFADDDNTYDISLFNEIRKTKKVSMFPVGLCTKFGLSSPIIKNGKFVGFYDGWIAGRKFPVDMAGFAVSVKFLHQRPNATMPFKAGYEEDGFLKSLAPFEPKDIEFLADNCTKVLAWHTQTKKNEPSAPLDMKLYGETNLVKLKQQIV; this is encoded by the exons atgAACAGGATGTTAGATAAAA GTTCCAGTATAATGAGGCCATCCATGAAAATGGGGATGATCGCGTTGATAGGCGTGTTCGTGGTGTTCTATCAGTATCATCTATCAACCGGCGTGCGATTCGATCAGATGATCAACTTCAACACGGACGGATCCGTAGATGTGCCGGTTCTGTCTCAGGAGGAAGTTGAAAATTATGTAAGAACGTCCAAGTTCACGGAACAAATG ATCAAAAGCGCGGTACGCAGAGTTCAAGAGACGAACGGTCTGAGTCCTGACCTGGCGTCGTTGTTGGTGCAACAGCTAGTGAATCACTTGAGCAAGAATATCTTCGAATCGTCCGAGAATAATTCGAAGATTTTACGATCACCTCCGGTGACGATGGTGACGCTGAATCATCAGTCTCCGACCGGATCGGACGAGACGCTGGAACCGCTCTACATAATAACGCCGACGTACAGGAGGCCTGAACAGATACCGGAACTCACCAGGATGTCGCACACGCTGATGCTGGTGAAGAACGTTCATTGGCTCGTCATCGAAGACGCGACTACCGCTACCAAACAAGTTACCAGGCTGTTGGAACGAACGGGATTAAATTTTGAGCATTTGACTG CACCGATGCCCGAGAAATACAAGCAGAAAAAGGGTGCCAAACCACGAGGCGTGTCTAATAGGAATCGTGGCTTACAGTGGATCAGGGCGAACGCGACCAATGGTGTCTTTTATTTTGCGGACGACGATAACACGTATGATATAAGCCTTTTTAACGAG ATACGCAAAACGAAGAAAGTATCCATGTTTCCCGTGGGACTGTGCACAAAGTTCGGTTTGAGCTCGCCTATTATCAAGAACGGAAAGTTCGTGGGATTCTACGACGGTTGGATAGCTGGCCGGAAGTTTCCCGTAGATATGGCTGGGTTCGCCGTGAGCGTGAAATTCCTGCATCAACGACCGAATGCCACCATGCCATTTAAGGCCGGCTACGAGGAGGACGGTTTCCTAAAAAGTCTTGCGCCGTTCGAGCCAAAAGATATCGAGTTTTTGGCCGACAATTGCACCAAGGTTCTTGCGTGGCACACGCAGACGAAGAAGAACGAACCTAGTGCACCGTTAGATATGAAACTGTACGGTGAAACGAATCTCGTTAAATTAAAACAGCAGATAGTATGA
- the GlcAT-P gene encoding glucuronyltransferase P isoform X2, with protein MNKAISPCSSIMRPSMKMGMIALIGVFVVFYQYHLSTGVRFDQMINFNTDGSVDVPVLSQEEVENYVRTSKFTEQMIKSAVRRVQETNGLSPDLASLLVQQLVNHLSKNIFESSENNSKILRSPPVTMVTLNHQSPTGSDETLEPLYIITPTYRRPEQIPELTRMSHTLMLVKNVHWLVIEDATTATKQVTRLLERTGLNFEHLTAPMPEKYKQKKGAKPRGVSNRNRGLQWIRANATNGVFYFADDDNTYDISLFNEIRKTKKVSMFPVGLCTKFGLSSPIIKNGKFVGFYDGWIAGRKFPVDMAGFAVSVKFLHQRPNATMPFKAGYEEDGFLKSLAPFEPKDIEFLADNCTKVLAWHTQTKKNEPSAPLDMKLYGETNLVKLKQQIV; from the exons ATGAACAAAGCTATCTCCCCCT GTTCCAGTATAATGAGGCCATCCATGAAAATGGGGATGATCGCGTTGATAGGCGTGTTCGTGGTGTTCTATCAGTATCATCTATCAACCGGCGTGCGATTCGATCAGATGATCAACTTCAACACGGACGGATCCGTAGATGTGCCGGTTCTGTCTCAGGAGGAAGTTGAAAATTATGTAAGAACGTCCAAGTTCACGGAACAAATG ATCAAAAGCGCGGTACGCAGAGTTCAAGAGACGAACGGTCTGAGTCCTGACCTGGCGTCGTTGTTGGTGCAACAGCTAGTGAATCACTTGAGCAAGAATATCTTCGAATCGTCCGAGAATAATTCGAAGATTTTACGATCACCTCCGGTGACGATGGTGACGCTGAATCATCAGTCTCCGACCGGATCGGACGAGACGCTGGAACCGCTCTACATAATAACGCCGACGTACAGGAGGCCTGAACAGATACCGGAACTCACCAGGATGTCGCACACGCTGATGCTGGTGAAGAACGTTCATTGGCTCGTCATCGAAGACGCGACTACCGCTACCAAACAAGTTACCAGGCTGTTGGAACGAACGGGATTAAATTTTGAGCATTTGACTG CACCGATGCCCGAGAAATACAAGCAGAAAAAGGGTGCCAAACCACGAGGCGTGTCTAATAGGAATCGTGGCTTACAGTGGATCAGGGCGAACGCGACCAATGGTGTCTTTTATTTTGCGGACGACGATAACACGTATGATATAAGCCTTTTTAACGAG ATACGCAAAACGAAGAAAGTATCCATGTTTCCCGTGGGACTGTGCACAAAGTTCGGTTTGAGCTCGCCTATTATCAAGAACGGAAAGTTCGTGGGATTCTACGACGGTTGGATAGCTGGCCGGAAGTTTCCCGTAGATATGGCTGGGTTCGCCGTGAGCGTGAAATTCCTGCATCAACGACCGAATGCCACCATGCCATTTAAGGCCGGCTACGAGGAGGACGGTTTCCTAAAAAGTCTTGCGCCGTTCGAGCCAAAAGATATCGAGTTTTTGGCCGACAATTGCACCAAGGTTCTTGCGTGGCACACGCAGACGAAGAAGAACGAACCTAGTGCACCGTTAGATATGAAACTGTACGGTGAAACGAATCTCGTTAAATTAAAACAGCAGATAGTATGA